Within Deltaproteobacteria bacterium, the genomic segment AATTTACAAATAGGAGGTTTAAATGGTAGAACAGAAGCCACAACCGCAGGTTGTACTCTTCTCAACACCAACATGTTCATGGTGCAGAAAGACAAAACAATATTTATCGGAACATAGAATAAGGTGCTAT encodes:
- a CDS encoding glutaredoxin family protein; the protein is MVEQKPQPQVVLFSTPTCSWCRKTKQYLSEHRIRCY